Proteins from one Chaetodon auriga isolate fChaAug3 chromosome 19, fChaAug3.hap1, whole genome shotgun sequence genomic window:
- the june gene encoding junE proto-oncogene, AP-1 transcription factor subunit gives MTAKMETPFYHDDSPSVPGFSQIAEYERYPGNKMLMGKKAMSVTHHYSGGGGPAGGRAGNPNNLGLPGNGSLMTSAAPSADMNLLKLASPDLEHLIIQSNQGLVTTSPVSNSTNPFIYRNQATNEQEGFADGFVKALADLHKQNQLVGGSPMSPSSSSTVSLQASYQRNLMSGGDMPVYTNLSSYNPGQMPYSGAQMTYSSHSGAGAPQHHARGLDTPQTVPEVPHPPGDPTSPPSLSPIDLETQERIKAERKKLRNRIAASKCRKRKLERISRLEEKVKVLKSQNSDLASTAAMLREQVTQLKQKVMSHVTNGCQIAVGSASATKSGGGRGTGSEDSSC, from the coding sequence ATGACAGCCAAGATGGAGACTCCTTTCTACCACGATGACTCCCCCTCTGTTCCCGGCTTCAGCCAGATCGCAGAATACGAGCGTTACCCAGGAAACAAGATGCTGATGGGTAAGAAGGCCATGTCAGTCACTCATCACtacagtggtggtggtggtccaGCAGGAGGGAGGGCTGGGAATCCCAACAATCTGGGTCTCCCTGGCAATGGCTctctgatgacatcagcagCACCCTCGGCGGACATGAACCTGCTGAAGCTGGCGTCCCCTGACCTGGAGCATCTGATCATCCAGTCCAACCAGGGACTGGTAACCACCAGCCCTGTGTCCAACTCCACCAACCCCTTCATTTACCGCAACCAGGCCACCAATGAACAAGAAGGATTTGCTGATGGCTTTGTCAAAGCACTTGCAGACCTTCACAAGCAGAACCAGCTGGTGGGAGGCAGCCCCATGTCCCCGTCATCATCCTCTACTGTCTCCTTGCAGGCATCCTACCAGAGGAACCTGATGTCTGGCGGAGACATGCCCGTCTACACCAACCTCAGCAGCTACAATCCAGGCCAGATGCCGTACTCTGGAGCACAGATGACGTACAGTAGCCACAGTGGGGCCGGAGCCCCTCAGCACCACGCCCGAGGCCTGGACACCCCTCAGACTGTGCCTGAGGTGCCTCACCCACCCGGCGATCCCACGTCTCCACCTTCCCTCTCCCCGATCGACCTGGAGACACAGGAGCGAATCAAAGCAGAACGCAAGAAGCTCCGCAACCGCATTGCTGCATCAAAGTGTCGCAAGCGGAAGCTAGAGCGGATCTCGCGGTtagaggagaaagtgaaggtCCTGAAGAGCCAGAACTCAGACCTGGCCTCCACTGCTGCTATGCTGAGGGAGCAGGTCACTCAGCTCAAACAGAAGGTCATGAGTCATGTCACCAACGGCTGCCAGATCGCTGTTGGATCAGCCTCCGCTACCAAgtctggaggagggagaggcacCGGCAGCGAGGACTCCAGCTGCTGA